The proteins below are encoded in one region of Marinobacter sp. F4206:
- a CDS encoding S-methyl-5'-thioinosine phosphorylase yields the protein MNKAAENYPVGIIGGTGLTTLSGLEIAGERSVETAWGTPSAPLVDGSLGDQPVVFLARHGNPHRIPPHQVNYRANLKALYDAGVRTVVGVNAVGGIHRDMGPAHVVIPDQIIDYTWGRPSTFFEGDLEGVTHIDFTWPYDAEARQILIDAAGSLGASFSDFGVYGATQGPRLETAAEIRRMERDGCDLVGMTGMPEAVLAAELGMRYVCLGLVVNWAAGKSDHIITMAEIDEAIDKGMSSVKSMLERSMAGLGKLTPMPQSS from the coding sequence ATGAACAAGGCGGCGGAGAACTACCCGGTCGGGATCATCGGCGGCACCGGGCTGACAACGCTTTCCGGGCTGGAGATCGCCGGCGAAAGGTCGGTGGAAACGGCCTGGGGAACGCCCTCGGCGCCCCTCGTTGATGGTTCGCTGGGCGATCAGCCTGTGGTATTTCTTGCTCGACACGGTAATCCGCACCGGATTCCCCCGCACCAGGTGAACTACCGCGCCAACCTGAAGGCGCTCTACGATGCCGGTGTCCGGACCGTGGTGGGCGTCAATGCCGTTGGTGGCATCCATCGGGATATGGGGCCTGCACACGTGGTGATTCCTGACCAGATTATCGACTACACCTGGGGGCGCCCGAGTACCTTCTTTGAGGGTGACCTTGAGGGCGTGACCCACATTGATTTCACCTGGCCCTACGATGCGGAAGCGCGCCAGATCCTGATTGACGCCGCCGGTTCATTGGGCGCGTCGTTCTCGGATTTCGGCGTGTACGGAGCAACCCAGGGCCCGCGGCTGGAGACAGCCGCGGAGATCCGCAGAATGGAGCGTGACGGTTGCGATCTGGTGGGCATGACGGGCATGCCGGAAGCCGTGCTGGCAGCCGAGCTCGGTATGCGCTATGTCTGTCTGGGGCTGGTGGTGAACTGGGCGGCGGGCAAGTCTGACCACATCATCACCATGGCCGAAATTGACGAGGCCATCGACAAGGGTATGTCCAGCGTCAAGAGCATGCTGGAGCGGTCGATGGCCGGTCTCGGGAAGCTTACTCCGATGCCTCAATCTTCTTGA
- a CDS encoding CsiV family protein, with protein sequence MARTVFTALLLTFSLTAQSQEAGTDVNAIPENYYRAELVILERIVQPTAVNEQMADRAVEPASDTEEILRSVARDGSAETTLELVPNGELHLHSAAQRLERSGRYRVLVEAGWYEAFPPDYEGQPLRVAVGDWLEGAGTREIEGTVTIDRQRYLHVGVQLNHWQLAENEMPEPAAMPQGEGDQPDTETGVAPETGSDVASMATVADVQTAVLAAPVELLTWIRETRRMRSEEIHFLDSPTIGVLVFFKKIEASE encoded by the coding sequence ATGGCACGCACAGTATTCACAGCCCTGCTGCTGACGTTTTCACTGACGGCACAGTCACAGGAAGCGGGAACGGATGTCAACGCCATCCCCGAGAACTACTATCGGGCGGAATTGGTGATCCTCGAACGCATCGTCCAACCGACGGCAGTCAATGAGCAAATGGCCGATCGAGCGGTCGAACCGGCATCCGACACCGAAGAAATCCTTCGGTCAGTGGCCCGGGACGGCAGCGCCGAAACCACTCTGGAGCTGGTGCCGAACGGCGAACTGCACCTGCATAGCGCCGCCCAGCGCCTTGAGCGCAGTGGTCGTTACCGGGTACTGGTTGAGGCGGGCTGGTACGAGGCATTCCCCCCCGATTACGAAGGCCAGCCCTTACGAGTAGCCGTCGGTGACTGGCTCGAGGGCGCCGGCACCCGCGAAATCGAAGGCACGGTCACAATCGATCGCCAGCGTTACCTGCACGTTGGTGTGCAGCTCAACCATTGGCAACTCGCCGAGAACGAAATGCCGGAGCCCGCGGCAATGCCCCAGGGGGAAGGCGATCAACCAGATACGGAGACCGGAGTCGCACCTGAAACCGGCAGTGACGTCGCGTCAATGGCAACCGTTGCAGACGTGCAGACTGCCGTGCTAGCCGCCCCCGTCGAACTGCTTACCTGGATTCGTGAAACCCGCCGTATGCGCAGCGAGGAAATCCATTTCCTGGACTCCCCCACGATCGGTGTACTGGTGTTCTTCAAGAAGATTGAGGCATCGGAGTAA